From Gossypium raimondii isolate GPD5lz chromosome 11, ASM2569854v1, whole genome shotgun sequence:
tcttttaggttGTTATCTTGTAGAACACGTCGCTTGGATCATTTGAagcttaaattattttatcgtcaatttggtagttttttttttatcattttcagtGAAGGATTGTGACTTGCATATAAACGTTTGTAGCCTTTGGTTGTGTAAAAATCTTGTTGAGTTAAAATGTGGTACTATACAATGACTTTGCATGTGGGTTCTTGGCATGATCTTTGTTAGTACatgaatatgaaatatttgatgcaTTTAGAAAGTTGGAATGTGAATAATAAATTGGTTGGTTGGCATGTGATGTTGCAAAATTGAGATTTTTCATGAGTTAGGTAGAATAACAAATGcaattattatatgtaaaatattaaatatttggaataatttatctaatataaagtaagtaaatataatttaagtaaaaaaatgaaaaaaaaattgaatagctATTATTAAGCTAATGAAATTTAGGAAGTGTTGTAGATATAAAATTCTCCCTTTGATAGGgtcttagggtgagtttggatggacggtgcgtttacctgtggttagtgtaaaaacagtggtggcggtgagattagatactgtagcaacactgtagcatgagacaaaaagtaggctaaacgcaccgcaccgcactgCCCATCCAGACCCACCATTAGTTTCTTGAGTTGCGTTGAGTATTTAAGTTCTATAATGTTattcacaattttaatatttgttactatttttgttaaaaaacattaatttaacttttcttttctttttttatcattgACTCTttcaaaagagaaataaatttaattaaaaaattaaaattatagtaaaaatataaacactaaGGGTAAATTTGAATTACACCTTAAGTATTTCCCATATATGTTTATCATGTAAGCTATAAAATATTTGTCATCATCTTATCCACTTTGCCACCTTTTCTCCAACATCACTCACTCAGCCAAAAGCAGTTTACAAAATCACCTTCTTTATTACTTCCAACCGCTCAGCCTGAAAATGTCTTCCACGGAGGAAGGAGGCGGCGCCGTCGGAGCAGTTTCCACTGATCAAACAATCACCGACAACAACGATTCCGTGAGCATTGATATGGACGTCCCTCTCAGCGTTGGCGAAGTAGTGAATCTCCGGTCATTAGACGAAGCTTTCGACGGCGACGAAATCGACCTCGGTGCCAAACCATTGATACAAAGAGTCCCATCAACCCTTGGTCGTCACGAAGATTTCAGTAAGTATTTCAAGCCGAAAGTGATCTCAATCGGCCCATTCTACCACTATGATGCCACCCTCCATAAATCCGAGAAGCTCAAGCTCAAATTAGCAGCACTTTTCGTTAAAAAAATTGGCGTCGATAAGGATACCTTGTACAACAACATGAAGACAGAGATCGATGGCTTAAAGAAATGCTATGATCCAAAGGGATTAGAGAACTATAGCAACGATAACGAGAAACTGGCTTGGATGTTCTTCGTTGACGGCTGCGCAATTTTACAAGCAGTTTATATGCTTTACGGCCAAGATCATTGTCGTACGTCGAAcgaattttctattaaaaacgAATTGCTAACATTTGTGTACTCGGATCTGTTCTTGTTGGAAAACCAATTACCTTTTCGTGTTCTTGAATTGCTTACAAGATCGAAGGATGGCACAAAATTCATGGAGGCAATCATAAGGTTCATCAACGGCACTGTTAAAGACCCACAATCACATCAGCAGGACAGGTAATTTAAGGAATTTATAAATGAATCAATTTGTGGagtttataaatgttaaaaggATTTTTACAACTACATATATAGGTGATAGAATCCATTAGAGTCTCATTTTTGGTTGATTAGTTTATTCgattcaattatataaaattttaaaatattaaagatatattaaaaatataaaaaaatcgatTTGATGATTAGATTCAAtggatttaatttattattctgGATTAGTACCTTGCTTGATTCTCTGTTTAATTAGGCCGATCGACAAGTTTGGTTTAattcttagatttttttttgcattaatTTATGATGTCATCATTTTTAAAAGtgtttaaacaatttttattcattttgaggagtcaaaatataattttattgtatataaatttataatttaataattttaaaaggattaaaatgtaatttaataatttaaataattttttattaaataataatgatttgatTCAACCAttgaaaaccttaattttaGCTTGCTCCCGACTAACACAGATTTTGCTCTAGTGAATGGTGGCAGCAGctgcaagaaaaaaataaagagccAATTCACTTATTGCATCTACTACGAGTAAGACTccttttcaaaaaagaaaaaccatggCATTCTAGGTTTTGCATATCCTTCACAAATCGCAGAAACCATACAAGAATAAAACCGCACCATTCACACCCGTTTCGTAACGTAAAAGAGCTTAAAAACGCCGGGATATGGTTAGAAGCAAGCGAAACAAGTTGTTTAACTGACATCAGTTTCAACCATTACTTCTTCGTCGGAAAATTACGGTTACCGCCTCTCACCGTCGATGATTCAACCATGAACTTAATAGCTTACGAAATGTGTCCGGATTTCTACAACAATTTCACCGTCACTTCATATATGGGTTTCCTTGATTCATTGATCGATGAAGCCGAAGATGTTAAGGAACTGAGAGACGCAGGCATACTATACCATGGATTTGGGAGTGATAAAGAAGTGGCTTATCAAGAAGATGAACATGGATTTGGTTCCTAGTCTGATGATTTACAGACATGTTAAACTGCAAATACATGATCATCATAACAATATGTGGATTAGATATCCAGCTCAAGTTTACCGTACTTTTTTTAGGACTCGTTGGACGTTTTTCGCATTTGTGGGTGCCATTGGTGCACTTTTTATCGGTGCTTTGCAGGCTTATTATACCATACATCAACCAAAGTAAGTGTACTTTTTGTAAACTCTTATGAGAATTTTGTAACTCCTAGAATTTCgattcaatctatttaatttttttaattaaaaaaatccatcCCGATCCGATCGCAGATAGGTTCAATTAGAATATTTGACCATCCCTATTGTCTtcttaaattagtaaatttatcatttaatccttttaaaatttatgaaattataaatttatatattaataaaattttattttgaaccttcaaattcattattcattttGGACTCATCCTAAAACAATTTTGACTTGGCCCTTGGTTTCAACTTTCAACCAAGAGTtgcttgttttgattttgggaTAACGACAAGATGAGGTTGTAATCCATTTCTCATAGCACCTGAAATTGAAGGGCTCAAAAACAATTAAACCATCAAaagtttgttttgattttggctTCAATGCAGTGAGCTTCCAgccaagaaaatttgacacttTCAAAAGGTAgagaattaaatttaactaaaaagaataagaatcaaattggtaaaattataaatattaagggttaaatttgatattacacaaaaatattttctgtatGTTCATTATATATAAGCTATAGAAACATTGTAGCCATTTTGCCACCTTTTCACCAACATCACTCACTTAGCCAAAAACAGTTTACAAAATCACCTTGGTAATTACTTCGAACCGCTCAGCCTAAAAATGTCGTCCACGGAAGAATGTGTAGgcccaaaattcacgggcacCGAAAAAGTGAGTTATAGGACTTCTGTCTGAGTAAACCGAGtttgtaaatgttttattaagaatatttgtgaggctagttgtgtgtttaattaggatttaattaagtgaatttagcttaattaggagaaattaggaaaaagaattaataaaaagaaaggggGACCAAAATGGGAGATATACCATTCACCATAAATGAGGCGGCAAATGTTGataaaaaatctaagatttttattgtttaattattattaaattataatgtatataattattttattatatggtaatttatattagttataaattaaaatattatattatatgaacAAATCAAATTTGCCAAATGGATGGTGATGATATTGTACAATTGTAAAcaaaatatatgtacatttgtaatacttatatttaattactaaatatatatttattatttattactactgtgtaaaagatatttattagataaataagtaaaagatatttattataattagtaaGTGTAGGTATTCTGGAAACTTGCAATTTTCCACACCGCATGGGGTTTAGTTCCAACCGTAAAAAAGGTTTGGTTTTAGCTTTTTCTTCTCCCATTTTTTAATCtcgaattaattattaatatattcaaattttataaaatataataatatcttttaattccttaaactaattatttagtttcaatatataattaactataattttaatCCATCGTTACAATGTATggttaaattgataataaatatattccgaatttaattaagaatatattgtatgtgaattaaatcaaaataaatttgaacaaaatttatacatgatatacacacataattaaataagactcgaacttaaaattttcaattttcaattaagtcaAAAATTCATTCACACTCaagttaaatattattgttgaaactatttttttttttgaaaaacaacaaaaattagttgtcgacttaaaaaaaaaatttggagtcgccaccaatcttttattaaggtgtgattggatcacctaaaaaatagctttggtctacgagtttcagaaaaacggattcgggagtcagttacgtatgaggaaggattagcaccctcataatgcccaaaaattggcacctagttaattaattaatgtcttaatgtcgaaaatttgaaaatatataatccttagcaaaaatttaaaaacgttacgtattaagacccttatcatttcagaaaaagaaaatgccacacccaatgcgttagggcacgacattctaatttcctcaaaaatgaattaggccaaaatactcgtgtaataaaaatttaaaagaatatccatttattcaagatttaagaaatcgcggcccaatacgttagggcacaattcctccaaaatcccaaactcagaatatttcctttattattttttagaaaaaatcttcatttcgagaaatcaatgcgtcacatccaatacgttaggacacaacgtgttgaattcccaatatgTACATTCCGtataaaacacgcggatcctaggccgggtcgggtcaGAGTCGGGTTGGCCTccacaaaacgacgtcgttttggcatCTGGGGAGGCCTGgtgaaacggcaccgtttcactaggctatttaagccaaaaaaaccttaaaaaatttcattttctcattcctttaaaaaaaacaaaaaaatcctCTAAAAGGCTCTCCCCTCCCCGCTCTCCGGCATCCAGTACGGCCATCGGCTGGTAATCAGCCACGCGCCGGCCGCCGATCTCTGACGGCGGTACCGTCGTATGCGGTGGCCAAAAAAGGAGAACACCTCCTGTTCTGTCCCTTTGAAGCCCCTAAACCCAGATCTTGACCCGAAACCCACAAAGCACTGCTGTAAGAACCTCCAATCACCGAGAAACCTTTCGATTTCTGACTGTTCACGACGGTTCTGGGTAACACTCAAGTcgattctttccttttctttctatttatttttgtagcATATAGATAACaacataaaatgaaataactgtagattaacaaaaataaaaaataactgtCAACCTTGGAACGATTTTTGCTCTTTCGAATATTGAACTAACTGTGTTTTGCTGcacaaataattatgtttttcttatttatttcaaatcggGATCCCTGTTACAGTATTGCAATGGCTAttttatagccgaatgaaataaagaaataataaaagaaatctgcttgatttgatttgattttctttcctttcttgtgATTGCAGGTGAAAATTGCGAAGATCCCATTTGCGTGGAGGACATGGTTGCGGGGCTGTTAAtccttagaaaccctagggttttttCATCCGTTTTGGGCCTCTGTATTTGGGCCTCTGTTCATTTTGGGTCTTGCAGACCCATTTATATTTTAGGCCTTTTacccgggccaaaatcgggtattacaattataaatttaaaatgtaactTTATTTCACAATCAAATCAAGTGTCAATTGTTTTTCAATCTAATCCAAATAATTGAGGTGTAGGATAGAAGAAGCCAAGAACCATTATTATAGATGAAGTATAGGATAGGAGAGGTGGGGTGGGGTTTGGCCATAAACATTAAAgattagtttttgttttatacTGAGACTCTCATCCCATGCAATTTTTTTGACCAAAATGAAATGATTAACTTGAagtttacccaaaatttaataaaagcaACATGGGCAATGGGCCATAAACAATTAACGCGATGTTTAAAAGtctttagaaattattttcaaacatgATGTGctatatacaattaatacagTATTTAAAAATCATCGTCAAACATGATgtgctatatttaaatttttattgtgaaatgGATTTTGATAGGGTAGTGAAGGGCACTCCTTGGGCTTTTAACAAccatttacttatttttcatCACTTAAAACAAGGCAAAGATCCCTTGGAAGTGGATTTATTATATACAGAGTTCTGGGTTCAAATTTATAATCTGCCACCTGGTTTCTTTACGGAAGCTATTGCTAAACAGTTTGGAGATTTTATTGGAGCTTTTGTGGAGTACGATGTCAAAGCGATTATGGCGGGACTAAGAAATTATATGCAGATTAGAGTTAAAGTTGATATCCGGCAAAGTctaaagagaagaaagaaactTATTATGGCAAAAAAAAGAGTTCTTTCCTaatttcaaatatgaaaggttgtcaacattttattttctgtgTGGCAAGCTCGGACATAGTGAGAATTGTTGTCCTATACGAATTGTGATAGGGAGAAAGAAGCTTCCTCTTGAGTAGGATATCTCGCTCAAAGCTCCTCCACGTAGGGCGGCGACGACAGGCAGTATTTGGTTAAGGGAACCAACTGAAATTTGGGGAGGGTATCAGGGAATTTCTAAAAATGATGAAGGTAAATAAGGAAAGAATTTGGGGAATTAAATCTAATGAGGAATAATGGAGCGAATTTGGGGCTGAATTTATATGGAAAGTCAAAACAAATTGTGAATGAGGAGTTGGTGTTAATGGAAGTTGGGTCTATTGAAGAGGATCGACCCATTATTGGAGGAGAGGGGAAAAAGAGGCCTAGACccaataatattcaaaataccTCCACCACCGATGATATGATGTGAGAAATGGTTTAAAGGAAGATgttaatcaaatcaaccaaaCGGgcattatgaaaatattaagttgGAACATCCGTGGGCTGGGGAACCCACGGTCTGTTCGGACATGTGCTGAAAAAGTACTGTCCCcaagtttgtttttttatggAGACAAAAGTAGAGAAATCGAGAATGGAAAGGATAAGAAGGAAATTTGGTTTTGCGAATAGGGTGGATATTTTAGCTCAAGGATCACGAGGGGGTCTTTCTTTGAGTTGGTATAGTTCGTGGATGTTACCATCTCAAGTTTTTCGGGGAATCAGATAGATGCAGTTATTGTTAATAGTGATGGGGCGACAAAGTGGAGACTAACAAGGTTCTACGGTATTCCGGATTGTCGGTGGAGGGATTTTTCTTGAGACTTGCTAAAGCGGCTGAGCACGAACAATGAATTGCCTTGGGTTGTTATAGGGATTTTAATGAGATTTTATTTAGTTCTAAAAAACAAAGAGGTCGATTGAGGGAAGCAAGGCAAATAGAGGCTTTTCGATCAGCTTTGGAAGATTGTGAGCTGGTGGATATAGGGTATTGCGGCTGATGGTACACGTGGGAAAGGGGAATTTTGAGGCAAATAATATAAGAGAGTGGCTTGATAGGGGAGTGGCTAATTTGGGTTGGATTGAGATGTTTCCGTTCTACCGGCTCTTTCACATTGATAATTCAACTTCTGATCATTGTCCTTTGTTGTTGGATATGGAATTTTCGACAAGCAATGGTAATTCTTCAAATTCAGGGTGTTTATTTCGTTTTGAAACTGCTTGGTTGTTAGAAGATTCTTGTCATGAGCAGGTTAGATCTTTGTGGGACTCCAATAAAAATGTGTCAGTGCCTGAAAGATTAACACTGATGGGTGATGGGCTACGAAGATGGGCTAGCCATTTAAAGAATGAGAGGAGTGCGAATATGAAGAAGCTGTCAGACCAGTTAAATAAATTGTCTGAGGAAGATCCTTCAAATGACATTATCGAGGCTATGATTAAGACTAAATTAGAACTGAATCTCGAGATCAATAAGGAAGAGCTCTATTAGGAGCAAAGGGATAGATCGAATTGGTTAAGGTATGGGGATCGGAACACTAGTTTTTTCTACAATCTTGCCTCAAGAAGAGATCATAAAAATAAGATCGCTAGGCTGAAGGATCAAAATTGGTCCATTAAAGATACGGATGAAGATCTTATGCGAATTGTAACCAGTTATTTTAAAGGACTGTTTGCGAGTGAGGGAAGTGGAGGAGCTCAAAAAATTTTTGAAGGGGTACAAAAAACGATAACAATTGAGATGAACAGGATGTTGCTGGACACTTTCCGAGATGATGAAGTTAGGAGGGTGGTTAAGGAGATGGGGGAAATAAAGCTCCGGTTTTGATGGCTTCCATGCAGTGTTTCTTCAAAGATTTTGGGCGATTGTAGGTAAGGATGTTACAAACTTTTGCCTTAGAGTACTTAATAGAGAACAACAGCTGAATGAGGTTAATTTTACAACGATTGTTTTAATCCCCAAAGTCCCAACGCCAGATTATATGACAGATTTTTAGCCCATAAGCTTATGTACGGtgctttataaaattatagcgAAAGCCATCGCTAACAGATTTAAGAGAGTGTTATATGGTTGTATTGATAAAGCTCAAGGAGCGTTTGTCCCTGGTCGGCTTATTACGGATAATGTCCTTACGGCTTATGAAATCCTACACACTTttaagaaaagaaggaaagggaagaagggttttttttttgctttaaagCTTGATATGAGTAAACCATACGACAGAGTTGAGTGGGGATTTGTCACAGGTATGATGAGGAGTATGGGGTTTGATGATAAATGGGTGGAGTTGATAAATCATTATATTTCTTCGGTCTCTTATGCTGTTACGATTAATGAAAGTTTGAGTGAGCCTTTTCAACCGGAACGGGGACTTAGACAAAGGGATCCATTGAGTCcctattttttcttatttgtacTAAAGGTTTTTCAACATTACTTAAACTAGCCAAGAGGGATGGTCTTATTCAAGGCACGCGTGTTTGTCGAGGAGGCCGAGGGTAACTCATTTGTTTTTCGCGGATGATAGCATTATCTTTGGAGAAGCAAATGAGGATGGTTGTAGGATAATGAAGGGATTTCTTGATGACTATGAGAAAGCATCAGGTTAGAAGATTAATTTGGAcaaatctcaaattttctttaGTTCTAATTGTTCTGAAGAAACTAGAGAGCTGTTGAGAAATTATTTGGGTGTTAAGTCCGTAACGAGCATGGAAAAGTATTTGGATCTACCTACAATGGTGGGGAGGAAGAAGAAGGAGGCTTTCCAAAGATTGTGTGATAGGCTGAGAACAAGAGTTGATGGGTGGAGGAGTTGAATGTTGTCTCAAGGGGGCAAAGATGTCTTCATCAAAGCAGTGTTACAGGCCATACCGATTTTTTCAATGTCTTGTTTTTTGTTTCCAAAGTCATTGTGTGCTGAAATGGAAAAGATTATGAATCGGTTTTGGTGGGGAAAGGGAGGTAATAGGCGTGGTTTGCACTGGACTTGCTGGACTGATTTATGTCATGCTAAAGAGAATGGGGGTCTAAACTTTCGCGATATGGGGAATTTAATATCGCTTTATTAGCTAAACAAGGATGACGGTTAATCACCAAATCAGACTCGTTGTTAGCTAGAATTTTTAAAGCAAGATACTATCCTCATTCAAGTTTTTGGAAGCTAGACTTGGATCTTACCCTTCGTATTCGTGGCAAAGTATATATGCGGCTAGGGGTTTGTTGGAGCAACGGATAGGATGGAGAGTAGGTACAGGAGAGAGGATATCCATTTGGCATGATCATTGGTTGCCACAAAAGTTTGGCAGCAAGGTTAATACTGATCCTATTAACGAATTAGTCCTAACAGTGGATCAGTTAATTGATCAGGAAAGACGGGTTTAGAAAGAAGAGATGATTACCaggatttttctaaaagatCAGTAGTCAAATTTGACACTTTCAAAAGATAgagaattaaatttaactaaaaagaataagaatcaaattggtaaaattataaatattaggggctaaatttgatattacacaaaaatattttccatatgTTCATTATATAAGCTATAGAAACATTGTAGCCATTTTGCCACCTTTTCACCAACATCACTCACTTAGCCAAAAACAGTTTACAAAATCACCTTGGTAATTACTTCGAACCGCTCAGCCTAAAAATGTCGTCCACGGAAGAATGTGTAATGgcccaaaattcacgggcacCGAAAAAGTGAGTTATAGGGCTTCTGTCTTAGTAAACCGAGtttgtaaatgttttattaagaatatttgtgaggctagttgtgtgtttaattaggatttaattaagtgaatttagcttaattaggagaaattaggaaaaagaattaataaaaagaaaggggGACCAAAATGGGAGATATACCATTCACCATGAATGAGGCGGCAAATGTtgataaaaatctaagatttttattgtttaattattattaaattataatgtacataattattttattatacggTAATTTATATTAGTTATAAATTAACATTATATGAACAAATCAAATTTGCCAAATGGATGGTGATGATATTGTACAATTGTAAAcaaaatatatgtacatttgtaatatttatatttaattagtaaatatatatttattatttattattactaagtaaaagatatttattataattagtaaGTGTAGGTATATTCTGGAAACTTGCAATTTTCCACACCGCATGGGGTTTAGTTCCAACCGTAAAAAAGGTTTGGTTTTAGCTTTTCTTCTCCCATTTTTTAATCTCGAATTAATTATGAatctattcaaattttataaaatataataatatcttttaattccttaaactaattatttagtttcaatatataattaactataattttaatCCATCGTTACAACGtcggattaaattgataatcaaaatatattcaatttaattaagaatatatagtatgaaaattaaatcaaaataaatttgaacaaaatttatACACTATATACACACATAATTAAATACGACtcgaacttaaaattttaaattttcaattaagtcaAAAATTCATTCACACTCaagttaaatattataaatttaaaatttaactttatttcACAATCAAATCAAGTGTCAATTGTTTTCAATCTAATCCAAATAATTGAGGTGTAGGATAGAAGAAGCCAAGAACCATTATTATAGGATAGGAGAGGTGGGGTTTGGCCATAAACATTAAAGAttagttttttgttttatactgagaatacaatttttttttgaccaAAATGAGAAGTTCacccaaaatttaataaaagcaACATGGGCAATGGGCCATAAACAATTAACCCCATGTTTAAAAAGTCTTTAGAAATTATAGTGAAATATGATGTgctatatataattaatacagTATTTAAAAATCATCGTCAGACATGATGGCTCACCAcaaataattacttaaaaagatataatgataaatttaattttaatatttatattttttatcaatttgacttttattcttttttttatttgagctaaatttaattattaacttttcagaaaaagagtcaaattgctTTTCTTTAACAGAAATTTTATTAGATGTactatatgtatataagtgtcAGGGAAAAATTAATTCGATAGCTTATTgagtaattttttatgttcaattGATCTAGGTAAGTTTTAGTTTCCATATGAGcttactaaacatattatatGCTAGAACACGTCGGTTGGATCGGTCGAAGCTTAAACTATTTTATCGTCaatttgatagttttttttttttatcattttgagtGAAGGATTGTGACATGCATATAAACGTTTGGAGTAATCTTTAGTTGTGTAAAAGTCCGATTGAGTTAAATGTGGTACATAATGACTTTGCATGTGGGTTCTTGGCATGATCTTTGTTAGTACatgaatatgaaatatttgatggATTTAGAAAGTTGGAATGTGAATGATAAATTGGTTGGTAGGAATAATATATTGGTTGGTTGGCATGTGAATAACATGTtgcaaatttgagatttttcaTAGTTAGGTAGAATTACAAATGCAATTactatatgtaaatatttggaATAAATCAtgtaatataatgataatttaaatattaaagtcagtaataaaatgaaaaatatatttgaatagcTATTATTAAGCTAATGAAATTTAGGAAGTGTTGTAGATATAAAATTCTCCCTCAGATAGGGTCTTAGTTTCTTGGTTAAAGGCGAAGGTTTTGAGTAGTGTTGAGTATTTAGGTTCCATAATATTATTCTCAATTTTAGTATTTGTCACtatttaacttttcttttttatcattgtttatattagtaaaaatataaacactaaCGCCTTAAGTATTTCCCATATATGTTTATCATGTAAGCTACAAAATATTTGTCATCATCTTATCCACTTTGCTACCTTTTCTCCAACATCACTCACTCTGCCAAAAACAGTTTACAAAATCACCTTGTTTATTACTTCCAACCGCTCAGCCTGAAAATGTCCTCCACGGAGGAAGGAGGCGGCGCCGTCGGAGCAGCTCCCACTGATCAAACAATCACCGACAACAACGATTCCGTGAGCATTGATATGGACGTCCCTCTCAGCGTTGGCGAAGTAGTGAATCTCCGGTCATTAGACGAAGCTTTCGACGGCGACGAAATCGACCTCCGTGCCAAACCATTGATACAAAGAGTTCCATCAACCCTTGGTCGTCACGAAGATTTCAGTAAGTATTTCAAGCCGAAAGTGATCTCAATCGGCCCACTCCACCACGATGATCCCACCTTCCATAAATCCGAGAAGCTCAAGCTCAAATTAGCAGCACTTTTCGTCAAAAAAATTGGCGTCGATAAGGATACCTTGTACAACAACATGAAGACAGAGATCGATGAGTTAAAGAAATGCTATGATCCAAAGGGATTAGAGAACTATAGCAACGATAACGAGAAACTGGCTTGGATTTTCTTCGTTGACGGCTGCGCAATTTTACAAGCAGTTTACAGGCGTTACGGTGATGATGATAATGGTGATGATAATGATggtaaattgtttattaaagaCGATTTGCTGACATTTGTGTACTCGGATCTGTTCTTGTTGGAAAACCAATTACCTTTTCGTGTTCTTGAATTGCTTACAAGGCCTAGAAAAAATGGCGAAAAGTTCATGAATGCAATCCAAAGGTTCATCGACGAAACTGTTATCATCCCAGGCGAGGACAGGTAATTTAgggaattaaataaatcatcatttttgtgcagtttataaatgttaaaaggTTTTTATAACTACATAGGTGATGGAATCTATTAGACTCTCTTTTCCATTTGATTAG
This genomic window contains:
- the LOC128034862 gene encoding UPF0481 protein At3g47200-like, translated to MSSTEEGGGAVGAAPTDQTITDNNDSVSIDMDVPLSVGEVVNLRSLDEAFDGDEIDLRAKPLIQRVPSTLGRHEDFSKYFKPKVISIGPLHHDDPTFHKSEKLKLKLAALFVKKIGVDKDTLYNNMKTEIDELKKCYDPKGLENYSNDNEKLAWIFFVDGCAILQAVYRRYGDDDNGDDNDGKLFIKDDLLTFVYSDLFLLENQLPFRVLELLTRPRKNGEKFMNAIQRFIDETVIIPGEDREWWWKQQKEGERIHLLHLLRERLLLRKVRIRCWCFLWEFTRHGFGKAAARRKRTKRYHSRTIGNVKELKKAGIWLEASETSNLTDISFNHIFFFGKLRLPPISVDDSTMNLIAYEMCPDFDNDFTVTSYMCFLDLLIDEAEDVKDLRDSGILYNGLGSDEEMAKLFNKMNTDLVPSPTIYSGVKEKIHNHCKTMWINHAAQGYHTYFRSPWTFLAFLGAIAALTLTALQTYYTIHQPK